A region of the Peptococcaceae bacterium genome:
TAATTATTGAGATTTTATTCCCATATTTTATGGTTATTTCGTAAACTCACGCTAGATGTTTTCATTTTTGACAGAACATACTTTGCCGGCCTGCCCAGTGATATTAAAACCGCCATCAGGGAAGCCGCCAATGAAGCAGCCCAGTGGAGAACGGAATTCGAGCTGGCAAACGAAGACGCGTATATAAAGAAGTTTGAAGCCAAGGGCGTGACAGTGATTGATCCCGATATAAAGACATTCACGGCGAAACTGGAAGGGTTTATCAACGATTTCCCCGAACTGAAGGATTATGTGGCCAAGATAGAGGCTCTGAAGTGATCGATTGCTGCAGGCATTATAATGACGTGGTGCCGGCCGGCAGCCCGTCATTATAATAAGCTGGTTTGGAGGGGTGAGAATGAAGAAAAAAATACGGTTAATGCTCGACATGATTGACAGGTACGCAATGGTTTTGCTGTCGCTGTTATTTACGGTGATGGTTGTTTCTATCTTTTTGCAGGTAGTGATGAGGTATGTGTTTCATTCCGGGAACGCCTGGGCGGAAGAATTGGCGAGGTATTCCTTCGCCTGGCTGGTCATGATCGGTTCGGCCATCGCAGTAAGAAGAGGCAGGCACATGAGGATAGATTTTCTGATAAATCTGTTCCCGCCTGTATTTAAAAAAACCGTTGAAGCGGTTTTAAACGTTTTATTGGCGTTGTTTCTTGTGGTAATGACCTTATACGGAATCAGGCTGGTTTTATTGACGCAAAGGCAGCTTTCAACAGGTTTGGGTATTCCAATGGCCTATGCTTATCTGGCGATCCCGACCGGCGGCGTCTTAATGCTGGTCTATTTGCTTGAGACGATGTTTAACGATTTTTGCGGCAACATATTGAGGGGGGATGAATAAGCATGGCGGCGGTATTAATCATAGGAATAGTCGTTTTTACTCTCCTCGGAGTTCCCATCGGCTATGTTTTGGGGATTTCTTCCATGCTGGCCCTCATGTATCAAGGAAATTTGCCCTTGATAGTAATCCCCCAGAAGATCTTCACCGGGATAGACTCGTTTCCCATTCTGGCCATCCCCTTTTTTATCCTTGCCGGCAACCTGATGACCGTGGGCGGCATAAACAAAAAGATTATAGCTTTTGCCAACTCCATCGCCGGCTGGATCACAGGGAGCCTTGCCATTGTGACCGTGGTCGCCTCGATGTTCTTTGCCGCAATTTCCGGTTCGGCGGTGGCGACGGTTTCCGCCGTCGGCGGGCTTACCATCCCCGCGATGAAAAAAGAAGGATACAGCGCTCCTTTTGCTGGAGCCGTGGCTTCTTCCGCCGCGGTGTGCGGACCCATTATCCCGCCCAGCATCCCATTGATCGTGTACGGCGCCGCTCTTGGGATGTCGATCAGCGACCTGTTTATAGGCGCATTATTGCCCGGGATACTGCTTGGGATTATTTTATGCGCCACAGCCTACATTATATCGAAAAAACACGGATTCCCAAGGCATGACCGGGCTTCCGCCTCTCAAATAATCAAAACGGCAAAGGAAGGCCTTTGGGCGCTGATTATGCCGCTGGTCATCCTGGGAGGTATTTTTGGCGGCGTTTTTACCCCCACCGAAGCGTCGGTGGTAGCGGTGGTCTATGCCTTAATCGTCGGTTTTTTTGTTTATAAAGACCTGAAACCAAAAGACTTGCATGGAATTTTGGTTGATGCGGCCATCGGCACTTCGGTAATCATGATTATCCTGGCCACCTCAAAGGTCTCCAGCTGGATTGTGGTTACTTCACATTTGCCCGATCTGATTTCAGGCGGCATCCTGGACTTTACCAGCGGCAGAGTGGGCGTATTACTGCTGGTCAACCTGATTCTCCTGGTGGTGGGCTGCCTGATGGAGGCCAACGCGGCCATCGTAATTCTGACCCCTGTACTCGTGCCGTTAGTGGCAAAAGTAGGCATGACACCGCTGCACTTCGGAGTAGTCATGACCTTTAATCTGTGTTTGGGTCTCCTGACGCCTCCCGTGGGAGCAAGTATTCTGATCGGGAATGACATTGCCCAGGAAAAGATGGAAAGAACGGTTGCGGCCGCAGTGCCTTTCTTCCTGGTGGGCCTCGTTATTTTGGCCCTGATCACCTTCATTCCGGCATTGGTAACATACCTGCCTAATATTTTATTCTGAGTTTGTCAGTACACCGCATAAAGCCCTTGTAATTTAAGGCTTTTTATCGCGATAATGTACATATTGTACCCACAACAACCTCTTACCACCTAAATTCGCTGGCTTCTTCTACGGGCAGAGTGCTTTAAGGCGGGGCTATTCGTAATATACCTAAGATTTTATCTTGTTTATATCAAGTCTATTTATATTCAATTAATTCAATTTGCTCTCCATCAGGTCCTCTAAAAAATGAGTTTCTCAAACCACCAGGGCTATATATACTATGATCTCTAAAAATAGGTTCAATAAATGTATTAACTCCTTTTTCCTGTAACTGTTTAACAACTATTTCTATATTATTTACTTTTAGACATATATGATTAAAATATCCATCATCAGAAAGTATCATTTGTTCAGGAAAACTTGGCTCTTTTAACTCAATAACAAAACCATTTAATTCAAGTAAAGTCAATTTCCAATAATGTCCCGGCTTATTAGCAACATAAGTAACGGTTTGGTCAATCATTTTAGCTCCCAGCATAGAATAAAAGTTGATTGATCTTTCTGTATTTCTAGTATGCAAAGCTACATGATGTAATCCAAGAATACCTTCCATAAATCCTATACGCCCCTCTCCGAAAAATTAGGTGATGATATAGTTTATATTTTAGAATATCGGTCGCCGGTATCAATCTATTTAAATGTAGTATACAAAACAATGAAAATGCTAGGTAAGTCGGCGGTCCCCCGACATACCCATTTCCTGAAATGTCTGTACCATATTCTGCTGAAATGACATAATAACATAAATACATAATTAAAATAATATAGATATAAATATATCTAGGTATGGTATAGATATAGCTTTTTGGGCTGTTAATCTGGTTTTCCAAACCTGTTTGGGGTAACTAAACACGGCCGAATTACGCATAATAACCAGCCCTGAAGCCTTCAGCATATGCATCCAACCCTTTACCAGGCTGGATAGCATCGCCAACCATCACAACCTTTTGTGCCATTCCTTTCAATTTTTCTCCTAATTGATTTGCCGATCGGGAACCAACAGCGATGACAACATTATCCACTTCCGTAATAGTCTTAATCTCACCTTCCTGTTCATAAAACACTGTATGTTCCTCAATACGCAGAACTTTTGCTTTCACTAACTGAGTTACCCCGTTTTCATCCAAACTCTTTTTCAAATAGTAATTCACTCCAGGTTCCCCCTCTCTTAGGATATTATCCATCATTTCCAGAATAGTTACATCTTTATCCTGAGAAGCCAGGAATGCTGCTGTTTCAGCGCCAACCTGACCACCGCCTACAACGACAACACGTTTGCCAGGATTTATACGTAATCCCAGTATTTCCGCTGCCGTAGTAACATGAGGGAGATCTACGCCAGGGATTGCTGGAATCAAAGGAACAGCACCTGTTGCTATAATAATCGTATCAAAATAACCTGCTTCTATTGTATCTTCCCTTATCTCAGTGTTAAGATGAATTTCCACGCCCAACTTCTGCAACTGCGATTTTTGCCAAACGGTTAGAGTGGTACATTCTTGTTTAAATGGCCCCACTGCTGCCAGCAGCCATTGACCGCCCAGTTTACTGCTTTTTTCGTACAGAGTTACTCTATGCCCCCGTCTGGCTGCCGCAATAGCAGCTCCCATACCAGCTATACCGCCGCCTATAACGGCCACCTTTTTGCTCGCATTAGCTGGCCTCCAGGTATATTCACTTTCTTGGCCGAGTATTGGGTTTACTAAACATTGTATAGGTTTACACCCTCTTTTCAGGTTTCCGATGCAACC
Encoded here:
- a CDS encoding VOC family protein, translated to MEGILGLHHVALHTRNTERSINFYSMLGAKMIDQTVTYVANKPGHYWKLTLLELNGFVIELKEPSFPEQMILSDDGYFNHICLKVNNIEIVVKQLQEKGVNTFIEPIFRDHSIYSPGGLRNSFFRGPDGEQIELIEYK
- a CDS encoding TRAP transporter large permease, whose product is MAAVLIIGIVVFTLLGVPIGYVLGISSMLALMYQGNLPLIVIPQKIFTGIDSFPILAIPFFILAGNLMTVGGINKKIIAFANSIAGWITGSLAIVTVVASMFFAAISGSAVATVSAVGGLTIPAMKKEGYSAPFAGAVASSAAVCGPIIPPSIPLIVYGAALGMSISDLFIGALLPGILLGIILCATAYIISKKHGFPRHDRASASQIIKTAKEGLWALIMPLVILGGIFGGVFTPTEASVVAVVYALIVGFFVYKDLKPKDLHGILVDAAIGTSVIMIILATSKVSSWIVVTSHLPDLISGGILDFTSGRVGVLLLVNLILLVVGCLMEANAAIVILTPVLVPLVAKVGMTPLHFGVVMTFNLCLGLLTPPVGASILIGNDIAQEKMERTVAAAVPFFLVGLVILALITFIPALVTYLPNILF
- a CDS encoding TRAP transporter small permease; this encodes MKKKIRLMLDMIDRYAMVLLSLLFTVMVVSIFLQVVMRYVFHSGNAWAEELARYSFAWLVMIGSAIAVRRGRHMRIDFLINLFPPVFKKTVEAVLNVLLALFLVVMTLYGIRLVLLTQRQLSTGLGIPMAYAYLAIPTGGVLMLVYLLETMFNDFCGNILRGDE